A window from Malacoplasma iowae encodes these proteins:
- the dnaN gene encoding DNA polymerase III subunit beta, producing MKIKANKNAILNVLKFNNSIIDNTVSSPYIQGILIEAIDNKVYLTSTNSFISAKTTIDKGIQIIEEGKLLVKSRVFFNIISKLKNEEIIIEKVDNSVLKIKTESFDSNINIMDEQQYPNINFDYHDWNEIILPPITFKSAITKIMQSVSQNREKVSILNGICFHGENDKLEVYASDGYKLSFLSFEYKGQNFKITIDQNIFHILNEVIGFNNDIKVYISDNNIMFKLDNIILSTKIMDGDYPNITNIMKNPKDNMIIVKRKELIDAIERGIVLSMVEKKPIVKLGISKEELSISFRSYELGNSEEKIKLESFSGEDMTISLNATFLLSLLKVYNNEDITIYTSTQEKPIILEDKKEQNFIQLLLPIRNS from the coding sequence ATGAAAATAAAAGCTAATAAAAATGCTATATTGAATGTACTTAAATTTAATAACTCAATAATAGATAATACAGTTAGTTCACCTTATATACAGGGTATATTAATTGAAGCAATTGATAATAAAGTATATTTAACATCTACTAATTCTTTTATATCAGCTAAAACAACTATAGATAAAGGTATACAAATAATTGAAGAAGGTAAACTATTAGTTAAGTCGAGAGTTTTCTTCAATATTATAAGTAAACTTAAAAATGAAGAAATAATAATAGAAAAGGTTGATAACTCAGTATTAAAGATCAAAACAGAATCTTTTGACTCAAATATTAATATTATGGATGAACAACAATATCCTAATATAAACTTTGATTATCATGATTGAAATGAAATTATATTACCTCCAATAACTTTTAAATCAGCAATTACTAAAATAATGCAATCAGTATCTCAGAATAGAGAAAAAGTTAGTATATTGAATGGAATTTGTTTTCATGGGGAAAATGATAAACTTGAGGTTTATGCATCAGATGGATATAAATTATCTTTTTTATCTTTTGAATACAAAGGACAAAATTTCAAAATTACTATAGATCAAAATATATTTCATATATTAAATGAAGTAATAGGTTTTAATAATGATATAAAGGTTTATATATCAGACAATAATATAATGTTTAAATTAGATAACATTATTTTATCAACAAAAATAATGGATGGTGATTATCCAAACATTACTAATATAATGAAAAACCCAAAAGACAATATGATTATTGTAAAAAGAAAAGAACTAATTGATGCAATTGAAAGAGGAATAGTTTTATCAATGGTTGAAAAGAAACCAATAGTAAAACTTGGAATAAGTAAAGAAGAATTATCTATTTCTTTTAGAAGTTATGAGTTAGGTAATTCAGAAGAAAAAATAAAATTAGAATCTTTTTCTGGTGAAGATATGACAATATCACTTAATGCAACATTCTTGTTATCTTTACTTAAAGTTTATAATAATGAAGACATTACAATATACACTTCAACACAAGAAAAACCAATAATTTTAGAAGACAAAAAAGAGCAAAATTTTATTCAATTATTACTACCAATTAGAAATAGTTAG
- the yaaA gene encoding S4 domain-containing protein YaaA, whose amino-acid sequence MEIRIKTEYIKLGQFLKFSNILSSGGDVKEFLQNQKVYVNGELESRRGRKLYPNDSILINSIQYVIKGDRD is encoded by the coding sequence GTGGAAATTAGAATAAAAACTGAATACATAAAGTTAGGTCAATTCTTGAAATTTTCTAACATTTTATCAAGTGGTGGAGATGTAAAAGAATTCTTACAAAATCAAAAAGTTTACGTAAATGGAGAACTTGAAAGTAGAAGAGGAAGAAAACTTTATCCAAATGATTCTATTTTGATTAATTCCATTCAATATGTAATAAAAGGAGATAGAGATTAA
- the gyrB gene encoding DNA topoisomerase (ATP-hydrolyzing) subunit B, translating into MPVSKKKSDEVQVVTKTEEAKTEEKKAKKASVKKSSDYSSSSIKILKGLEAVRKRPGMYIGSTDTKGLHHMIWEIVDNSIDEAMAGYANQVDVIVTKEGSVVVKDNGRGIPVEKHPETKKSTVETVLTVLHAGGKFDNDSYKVSGGLHGVGASVVNALSEYMKVWVYRDNKEHYIEFRNGGQPQSELKVISTNPTIKNGTVIEFYPDFTIMEKAEFDQETIVDRLKQLAYLNKGIQINFEDQRDSTKESFLFAGGIKQWVEELNAEKEALTPTIVYDEKEETVKAANSNDKYNIRVEIAFQYNKTYNNSTFTFCNNINTTEGGSHEEGFKFALAKVINKFAIEKKLLKDTDEKISKEDAIEGLTAIVSIKHPNPQYEGQTKRKLGNSEVRPLVNNITSDIFEKYMLENPEDANTIIKKCLLAMEARKKSFEAREATRRKSPFESNSLPGKLADCSTKDAEISELYIVEGDSAGGSAKLGRDRVYQAILPLRGKILNVEKAKSDKIFSSEEIINLITAIGAGVGPEFKIDKLRYNKIIIMTDADVDGAHIRILLLTFLFRYMYPLVENGNVYIAQPPLYKFSVGKSFKYAYDDKTLEAFKKEAKNNKFSVQRYKGLGEMNPDQLWETTMDPTNRVLLKVTIEDALKADKSFSLLMGDEVAPRKEFIEKNAKYVKNLDI; encoded by the coding sequence ATGCCAGTTTCAAAGAAAAAAAGCGATGAAGTTCAAGTAGTTACTAAAACTGAAGAAGCTAAAACTGAAGAAAAAAAAGCAAAAAAAGCTTCAGTTAAAAAATCAAGTGATTACTCATCAAGCAGTATTAAGATCTTAAAAGGATTAGAAGCTGTTAGAAAAAGACCTGGTATGTATATAGGTTCAACAGATACAAAAGGTCTACATCATATGATTTGGGAAATAGTTGATAACTCAATTGATGAGGCTATGGCTGGTTATGCAAATCAAGTTGATGTAATTGTTACTAAAGAAGGTTCAGTTGTTGTTAAAGATAATGGTAGAGGTATTCCAGTAGAAAAACACCCTGAAACAAAAAAATCTACTGTAGAAACAGTTTTAACTGTTTTACATGCTGGTGGTAAATTTGATAACGATTCATATAAAGTATCAGGTGGTTTACACGGTGTTGGTGCATCAGTTGTTAATGCATTATCTGAATACATGAAAGTTTGAGTTTATAGAGATAATAAAGAACACTATATTGAGTTTAGAAATGGAGGTCAACCTCAATCTGAACTTAAAGTAATAAGTACAAACCCAACTATTAAAAACGGTACAGTTATTGAATTTTATCCTGATTTTACAATTATGGAAAAAGCTGAATTTGATCAAGAAACAATTGTTGATAGATTAAAACAACTAGCTTATTTAAATAAAGGTATTCAAATAAATTTTGAAGATCAAAGAGATTCAACTAAAGAATCATTCTTATTTGCTGGTGGTATTAAACAATGAGTTGAAGAATTAAATGCAGAAAAAGAAGCTTTAACTCCAACAATTGTTTATGATGAAAAAGAAGAAACTGTAAAAGCTGCAAACTCTAATGATAAATACAATATTAGAGTTGAAATAGCTTTTCAATATAACAAAACATATAACAATTCTACTTTCACTTTTTGTAACAACATTAATACAACAGAAGGTGGTTCTCACGAAGAAGGTTTTAAATTTGCATTAGCAAAAGTAATAAATAAATTTGCTATTGAAAAGAAATTATTAAAAGATACAGATGAAAAAATTTCTAAAGAAGATGCAATTGAAGGTTTAACAGCTATTGTTTCTATTAAACACCCTAATCCTCAATATGAAGGTCAAACTAAGAGAAAACTTGGTAATAGTGAAGTTAGACCTTTAGTAAATAACATAACTAGTGATATATTTGAAAAATATATGTTGGAAAATCCAGAGGATGCTAACACTATTATTAAAAAATGTTTACTAGCTATGGAGGCTAGAAAAAAATCTTTTGAAGCAAGAGAAGCTACAAGAAGAAAATCACCATTTGAATCTAACTCATTACCTGGAAAATTAGCAGACTGTTCAACTAAAGATGCTGAAATTTCTGAATTGTATATAGTTGAGGGGGATTCAGCGGGTGGTAGTGCTAAACTTGGTAGAGATAGAGTATATCAAGCTATATTGCCATTAAGAGGTAAGATCTTAAATGTTGAAAAAGCAAAATCTGATAAGATTTTTTCAAGTGAAGAAATTATTAATTTAATTACTGCAATTGGTGCTGGTGTTGGACCAGAATTTAAAATAGATAAATTAAGATATAACAAAATAATAATTATGACAGATGCTGATGTCGATGGTGCTCACATAAGAATACTATTATTAACATTCTTATTTAGATACATGTATCCATTAGTTGAAAATGGTAATGTATATATTGCTCAACCACCATTATATAAATTTAGTGTTGGTAAAAGTTTTAAATATGCTTATGATGACAAAACATTAGAAGCATTTAAAAAAGAAGCTAAAAATAACAAATTCTCAGTTCAAAGATATAAAGGGTTAGGAGAAATGAATCCTGATCAATTATGAGAAACTACAATGGACCCAACTAATAGAGTTTTATTAAAAGTAACTATAGAAGATGCTTTAAAAGCAGATAAAAGCTTTTCATTATTAATGGGTGATGAAGTTGCACCTAGAAAAGAATTCATTGAAAAAAATGCAAAATATGTGAAAAATCTTGATATTTAA
- the gyrA gene encoding DNA topoisomerase (ATP-hydrolyzing) subunit A, whose product MSTNNIDKIKENLSKTKVYEQPISKEIETSFMDYAMSVIVSRALPDVRDGFKPVHRRVLYAAYNLGMTHDKPHKKSARLVGEVIGKFHPHGDSAVYETMVRMAQDFSMRYLLVDGHGNFGSIDGDSAAAMRYTEARLSKISNEMLKNIEKDTIDFIDNYDGSEQEPSVLPALFPNLLANGTSGIAVGMATNIPPHNLSEIIDAVLLLAKNKDVSVSEIRQVLKGPDFPTKAEIVGEQGIISYFETGRGSVTIRSKVDIVRKDTGKSTIIVKEIPYMVNKSNLIEKIVELVRSEAIDGIADLRDESSREGIRIIIETKKDVVPEVLLNKLFKMTPLQTNFSVNMLAIVDGEPKLLNIKEVLQQYLRHQVNVLVRKTKFELKKAKEREHILEGLSIAVNNIDAVIKIIRNAKDNEDAEKQLITKYKLSKIQSKAILDMRLRSLSSLERHKIEDELKEIKKTIIELEGILKSSDKQISIISNELTELKKSFGDERKTEILYGASASIDDEDLIPQEDVVISMSANNYLKRIPIDTYRLQRRGGVGVKGVNTYNDDTVDDIITTTTHTDLLFFTDTGKVYKIRAHEVPVGTRQAKGVPAVNLINIEKNEKILVMLPIDDYSKGFLFLATVNGIVKRTSLSEYNSIRSNGKIAITLREGDKLLSAFVTRGKDEIYLGASNGLLARFNEQDVRIMGRTASGVKGINIQVKAVGRGKNKVDTSIVVVGASCSQKGDLILSIGEKGLGKISEAENYRLTRRGSKGVVTLKQNDRTGKMVFSSAVKGDEDILIVTSSGKIIRTSLSKLRIIGRSTSGVTLVKLQPNEKIVSAALFRPEEEEQEME is encoded by the coding sequence ATGTCTACAAATAATATAGATAAAATTAAAGAAAATTTATCTAAAACTAAAGTTTATGAACAACCAATTTCAAAAGAAATTGAAACATCTTTTATGGATTATGCAATGTCTGTTATTGTTTCAAGAGCATTACCAGATGTTAGAGATGGATTTAAACCAGTTCATAGAAGAGTTTTGTATGCAGCTTATAACTTAGGAATGACACATGATAAACCTCACAAAAAGTCAGCTAGACTTGTTGGGGAAGTAATCGGTAAGTTCCACCCACATGGTGATTCTGCAGTTTATGAAACTATGGTTAGAATGGCACAAGATTTTTCAATGAGATATTTATTAGTTGATGGTCATGGTAACTTTGGTTCAATTGATGGTGACTCTGCAGCTGCAATGAGATATACAGAAGCAAGATTATCTAAAATATCTAATGAAATGTTAAAAAACATTGAAAAAGATACAATTGATTTTATTGATAACTATGATGGTAGTGAACAAGAACCATCAGTATTACCAGCTTTATTTCCAAATTTATTAGCTAATGGAACATCAGGTATTGCAGTTGGTATGGCAACTAATATACCACCACACAATTTATCTGAAATTATAGATGCAGTATTATTACTTGCTAAAAATAAAGATGTATCAGTTAGCGAAATAAGACAAGTATTAAAAGGTCCAGACTTTCCAACAAAAGCTGAAATTGTTGGTGAACAAGGAATTATAAGTTACTTTGAAACTGGTAGAGGTTCTGTAACTATTAGAAGTAAAGTTGATATAGTAAGAAAAGATACTGGTAAAAGTACAATTATAGTTAAAGAAATACCTTATATGGTAAATAAATCTAACTTAATTGAAAAAATAGTTGAATTAGTTAGAAGTGAAGCAATAGATGGAATAGCAGATCTTAGAGATGAATCTTCAAGAGAAGGTATCAGAATAATTATAGAAACTAAAAAAGATGTTGTTCCAGAAGTATTATTAAATAAATTATTTAAAATGACACCATTACAAACTAATTTTAGTGTTAACATGTTAGCTATTGTTGATGGTGAACCTAAATTATTAAACATTAAAGAAGTGTTGCAACAATACTTAAGACACCAAGTTAATGTTCTTGTTAGAAAAACAAAATTTGAACTTAAAAAGGCTAAAGAAAGAGAACACATACTAGAAGGTTTATCTATAGCTGTTAATAATATTGATGCTGTTATTAAAATTATTAGAAATGCTAAAGATAATGAAGATGCTGAAAAACAATTAATTACAAAATATAAATTATCTAAAATTCAATCTAAAGCTATTTTAGATATGAGACTTAGAAGTTTATCAAGTCTTGAAAGACACAAAATTGAAGATGAATTAAAAGAAATTAAAAAGACTATTATTGAATTAGAAGGAATTTTAAAATCTAGTGATAAACAAATTTCAATTATCTCAAATGAATTAACAGAATTGAAAAAGTCATTTGGTGATGAAAGAAAAACTGAAATTCTATATGGTGCTTCAGCTTCAATTGATGATGAAGATTTAATTCCACAAGAAGATGTTGTTATTAGTATGTCAGCTAATAACTACTTGAAAAGAATTCCAATTGATACATATAGACTTCAAAGAAGAGGTGGTGTTGGGGTTAAAGGTGTTAACACATACAATGATGATACAGTTGATGACATTATCACAACAACAACCCATACAGATTTATTGTTTTTTACAGATACTGGAAAAGTTTATAAAATTAGAGCTCATGAAGTTCCAGTTGGTACAAGACAAGCAAAAGGTGTTCCAGCAGTTAATTTAATAAATATTGAAAAGAATGAAAAAATTCTTGTAATGTTACCAATTGATGATTATTCTAAAGGTTTCTTATTCTTAGCTACAGTAAATGGTATTGTAAAAAGAACAAGTTTATCTGAATATAACTCAATAAGATCTAATGGTAAAATTGCCATTACTTTAAGAGAAGGAGACAAACTTCTTTCTGCATTTGTTACTAGAGGTAAAGATGAAATTTATCTTGGTGCATCAAATGGTTTATTAGCAAGATTTAATGAACAAGATGTTAGAATCATGGGTAGAACAGCTTCTGGTGTTAAAGGTATTAATATCCAAGTTAAAGCTGTAGGAAGAGGAAAAAATAAAGTTGACACAAGCATTGTTGTAGTTGGTGCTTCATGTTCTCAGAAAGGTGACTTAATTCTATCTATAGGTGAAAAAGGTTTAGGAAAAATATCAGAAGCTGAAAACTATAGATTAACAAGACGTGGATCTAAAGGGGTTGTTACTTTAAAACAAAATGATAGAACAGGTAAAATGGTATTCTCATCAGCAGTTAAAGGAGATGAAGATATATTGATTGTTACAAGTTCAGGTAAGATTATTAGAACATCTTTATCAAAACTTAGAATTATTGGTAGATCAACATCAGGAGTTACATTAGTTAAATTACAACCAAATGAAAAAATTGTATCTGCAGCTTTATTTAGACCTGAAGAAGAAGAACAAGAAATGGAATAA
- a CDS encoding PolC-type DNA polymerase III family protein translates to MKNSNKKGKIWKWLVPTIAVLTLGITLPVTITLCSSTKNNKNPNISKIDLKANLDVIKTEIEKVKKLTNSNQKNEVEIQIKDSLNKSEKFKSSIKNINIDLIDKPQNEKQIANVNIEFESNGFSITNYDALENGYSFDSSKNKLTISNVVTNIQGTLNAEIDLKSNLNVIKNEITKVNNLSDSTQKDSVATQIKESLNNSDKFKSSIKNISIVLTDKPNNEKQIATITIEFQTNGFTITNYNDLESGYSFNNSNKQLTISNINTNIQGTQNIQIDLKANLELIKEEIKKVQSLSDTNQKDNIANQIKDLLNKPEKLKSSIKNLTIELIDNPKNEKQEAIINIEFETNGFTITNYEQLDSGYTFNNSNNKLTISNIYTSIQGTIDTNLNLTTDLQNKIYTEINETIKVNNFTYGDFLKDKSVITQALTISLSKISNLYRLINRTDIFSSINSSNPREMNIEIIFKNGITVTIDDFQNSSFELKINGNEEKIVTKNPITLK, encoded by the coding sequence ATGAAAAATTCTAATAAAAAAGGAAAAATTTGAAAATGGTTGGTTCCTACGATTGCTGTTTTAACTTTAGGAATTACATTACCAGTAACAATTACTTTATGTAGTTCAACTAAAAATAATAAAAACCCAAATATATCTAAAATAGATCTAAAAGCTAATTTAGACGTAATTAAAACTGAAATTGAAAAAGTTAAAAAATTAACTAATTCAAATCAAAAAAATGAAGTAGAAATTCAAATAAAAGATTCTTTAAATAAATCAGAAAAATTTAAATCATCTATTAAAAACATAAATATTGATTTAATTGATAAACCCCAAAATGAAAAACAAATTGCTAATGTAAATATAGAATTTGAAAGTAATGGTTTTTCTATTACAAATTATGATGCATTAGAAAATGGATATTCATTTGACAGTTCAAAAAATAAATTAACTATTTCAAATGTTGTTACAAATATTCAAGGGACACTAAATGCTGAAATAGATTTAAAATCCAATTTAAATGTAATTAAAAATGAAATTACAAAAGTTAATAACTTATCTGATTCTACTCAAAAAGATAGTGTAGCTACTCAAATAAAAGAATCTTTAAATAATTCTGATAAATTTAAATCTTCTATTAAAAATATAAGTATTGTTTTAACTGATAAACCTAATAATGAAAAACAAATAGCTACTATAACTATAGAGTTTCAGACTAATGGTTTTACTATTACAAATTACAATGACTTAGAAAGTGGGTATTCGTTTAATAATTCAAATAAACAATTAACTATTTCAAACATTAATACAAATATTCAGGGTACACAAAATATACAAATAGATTTAAAAGCTAATTTAGAATTAATAAAAGAAGAAATCAAAAAAGTTCAAAGTCTTTCAGATACTAATCAAAAAGATAATATAGCAAACCAAATAAAAGATTTACTAAATAAACCTGAAAAATTAAAATCTTCTATTAAGAACTTAACTATTGAATTAATTGATAATCCTAAAAATGAAAAACAAGAAGCAATTATAAATATAGAATTTGAAACAAATGGTTTTACTATCACAAATTATGAACAATTAGATAGTGGATATACATTCAATAATTCAAATAATAAATTAACTATTTCAAATATTTATACAAGTATTCAAGGAACAATAGATACAAATCTTAATTTAACTACGGATCTACAAAATAAAATTTATACTGAAATTAACGAAACAATAAAAGTTAATAATTTTACATATGGTGATTTTTTAAAAGATAAATCAGTAATTACACAAGCACTAACAATATCTTTAAGTAAAATTTCTAATTTATATAGATTAATTAATAGAACTGATATTTTTTCATCTATTAATAGTTCAAATCCTAGAGAAATGAATATTGAAATAATTTTTAAAAATGGAATTACAGTGACTATAGACGATTTTCAAAATAGTAGTTTTGAATTAAAAATAAATGGAAACGAGGAAAAAATTGTAACAAAAAACCCTATTACTTTAAAATAA
- a CDS encoding IS30 family transposase, whose translation MKTYKHLTKEERCLIYFLWNKEKYSMNKIAKILNKNKSTISRELKRNTSSTGIYYSSTAHKKYIRRKSNCHMFFMLKYKNFTDLFIQKFNPKSHGVEATIFWIKENYPLVKVPSARQVFRWINSKIWKIQRRDCLRRKYVKGKRRKIGIFSKIDGKYCIPYSLRPEKINNRKEFGHWEADLIVSKRQSGYYHLLTLVERKTRLAIIRKIKGKNARSMMAKMYTIIRDEKLPIKSITVDNGLEFQMMGITAKQFNFKVYYCQPYSSFQRGSNENINGIVRRWYKKGTDFSLVSEDKIKTLEWKVNNIPRKMFGYKTAYQMYQENI comes from the coding sequence ATGAAAACTTATAAACATTTAACAAAAGAAGAAAGATGCTTAATTTATTTTCTTTGAAATAAAGAAAAATATTCTATGAATAAGATTGCAAAAATCTTAAATAAAAACAAATCAACAATATCAAGAGAATTAAAAAGAAACACATCTTCAACAGGGATTTATTATTCATCAACTGCTCACAAAAAATACATTAGAAGAAAATCAAATTGTCATATGTTTTTTATGTTGAAGTACAAAAACTTCACAGATCTTTTTATTCAAAAATTTAATCCTAAATCTCATGGTGTAGAAGCTACAATTTTTTGAATAAAAGAAAACTATCCGTTAGTTAAAGTTCCAAGTGCTAGGCAAGTATTTAGATGAATCAATAGCAAGATTTGAAAGATACAAAGAAGAGATTGTTTAAGAAGAAAATATGTTAAAGGAAAAAGAAGAAAAATAGGTATATTTTCTAAAATTGATGGAAAATACTGCATTCCTTATAGTCTAAGACCAGAAAAGATAAACAATAGAAAAGAATTTGGACATTGAGAAGCTGATCTAATAGTTAGTAAAAGGCAAAGTGGTTATTACCACTTATTGACATTAGTGGAAAGAAAAACAAGGTTGGCAATTATTAGAAAAATAAAAGGGAAGAACGCTAGATCAATGATGGCTAAAATGTATACCATTATTCGAGATGAAAAACTCCCAATAAAAAGCATCACTGTTGATAATGGGTTAGAGTTTCAAATGATGGGAATAACTGCAAAACAATTCAACTTTAAAGTTTATTATTGCCAACCTTATTCTTCATTCCAAAGAGGGTCCAACGAGAACATAAATGGGATAGTTAGAAGATGATATAAAAAAGGAACTGACTTCAGTTTAGTAAGTGAAGATAAAATAAAAACTCTTGAATGAAAAGTAAACAACATCCCAAGAAAAATGTTTGGTTATAAAACAGCTTACCAAATGTATCAAGAAAATATTTAA
- a CDS encoding ParA family protein encodes MIIGVVNNKGGVLKTTLSTNLGACLSLDSKKTIIVDLDGQGNVIATFGKNPFNLEYTVMDFLKGDCTLDKAIVRERPPYLDILPGNDDLNFFDMYMSNGEVSQSGLRKLLQKLDEIYDYVIVDTPPNMSTVVATVLSTVNLAIIPFEPDQYATLGLRRIVNASKEFIARNNPNMKVIAIPTKVNTRVTIHNDIINESIRPKLTAEGVYVTKNFISQSTKSTAAVGYERVPILFSVIKSKYQDEYIELKNEIIDYIKNNILSNNNTTNSINNNNFLNNINQSPINNTNSNINPNKQEPQVLHTTVQDNNNNELNKNSNEPILSFNYSINDNKKEGDK; translated from the coding sequence ATGATAATAGGTGTAGTTAATAATAAAGGAGGAGTTTTAAAAACTACTCTTTCAACTAATCTAGGTGCATGTTTATCTTTAGATTCAAAGAAAACAATTATAGTTGATCTTGATGGTCAAGGTAATGTTATTGCGACTTTTGGAAAAAATCCATTTAATCTTGAATATACTGTAATGGATTTTTTAAAAGGTGATTGCACATTAGATAAAGCAATTGTTAGAGAAAGACCACCATATTTAGATATATTGCCTGGTAATGATGATCTTAACTTTTTTGATATGTATATGAGTAATGGTGAAGTTTCTCAATCAGGTTTAAGAAAATTATTACAAAAGCTTGATGAGATTTATGATTACGTAATTGTTGACACACCACCTAATATGTCAACTGTTGTTGCAACAGTCCTTTCAACTGTTAACTTAGCTATAATACCTTTCGAACCAGATCAATATGCAACATTAGGGTTAAGAAGAATTGTTAATGCTTCAAAAGAATTTATAGCTAGAAACAATCCAAACATGAAAGTTATAGCAATTCCTACAAAAGTGAATACAAGGGTCACAATTCATAATGACATTATAAATGAAAGTATTAGACCAAAATTGACTGCTGAAGGTGTGTATGTAACTAAAAATTTCATTTCTCAATCAACAAAATCAACAGCAGCTGTTGGTTATGAAAGAGTTCCAATTTTATTTAGTGTTATAAAAAGTAAGTATCAAGATGAATATATTGAATTAAAAAATGAGATTATAGATTATATAAAAAACAATATACTTTCAAATAACAACACTACTAACTCTATTAATAACAATAATTTTTTAAATAATATTAACCAATCACCAATTAATAATACAAACTCAAATATAAATCCAAATAAACAAGAACCACAAGTATTACACACAACAGTTCAAGACAACAATAATAATGAACTAAACAAAAATTCAAATGAACCTATACTAAGTTTTAATTACAGTATTAATGATAATAAAAAAGAAGGAGATAAATAA
- a CDS encoding ribbon-helix-helix domain-containing protein, which yields MAKRKYSFTDLSDDIVVQKPIQQEEKPIKNDQNNTNSNSETKNDNISENIEKNPQNPINNEIKEEKYVSKYDIDINYDDDEPVKNNTSSNNVDNSKNNEVENKTFTNDHQNKSNIDIAEKNETSKPIFNERPVEERNSKTVIRTFNESLNYQTNNENKTNELSNNSKANELFSSKEKLDVKTNIYLKPKLVFKIKELVDRTGESRSSVINKLIEFALEEMEK from the coding sequence ATGGCTAAGAGAAAATATAGTTTTACAGATTTATCTGATGATATAGTTGTTCAAAAACCTATTCAACAAGAAGAAAAACCAATTAAAAATGATCAAAATAATACAAATTCAAATAGTGAAACAAAAAATGATAACATTTCAGAAAATATAGAAAAAAATCCACAAAATCCTATAAATAATGAAATAAAAGAAGAAAAATATGTATCTAAATATGATATAGATATCAACTATGACGATGATGAACCAGTAAAAAATAATACTAGTAGCAACAATGTTGATAATAGTAAAAATAATGAAGTTGAAAATAAAACATTTACAAATGATCACCAAAACAAAAGCAATATTGATATAGCTGAAAAAAACGAAACATCAAAGCCAATATTTAATGAAAGACCCGTTGAAGAAAGAAATTCTAAAACTGTAATTAGAACTTTTAATGAATCTTTAAATTATCAAACAAATAATGAAAATAAAACAAATGAACTATCTAATAATTCAAAAGCAAATGAATTATTTTCATCTAAAGAAAAACTTGATGTAAAAACAAACATTTATTTAAAACCAAAATTAGTTTTTAAAATAAAAGAACTAGTAGATAGAACAGGAGAAAGCAGATCTTCTGTGATTAATAAACTTATAGAATTTGCATTAGAAGAAATGGAAAAATAA
- a CDS encoding tRNA (cytidine(34)-2'-O)-methyltransferase has product MLHIVLFQPEIPQNTGNIARTCVGFNAKLHLIKPYGFILDDKRMIRAGLDYWEHLNIEEHDSWEEFENKYNISINSNIYLISKFGKNKLEEVVFKSDQEETFFVFGRETKGLSEKIMDKYKEKLYSINMSEKIRSFNLSNCVAMVAYDFNKQMLKTNKK; this is encoded by the coding sequence ATGCTCCATATTGTGTTATTTCAACCAGAAATACCTCAAAATACTGGTAATATTGCAAGAACATGTGTGGGATTTAATGCAAAATTACATCTTATAAAACCATATGGTTTTATCTTAGATGATAAAAGGATGATTAGAGCTGGACTGGATTATTGAGAACATTTAAACATTGAAGAGCATGATTCATGAGAAGAATTTGAAAACAAATACAACATTTCTATAAATTCTAATATTTATTTAATTAGTAAATTTGGAAAAAACAAACTAGAAGAAGTTGTTTTTAAATCAGATCAAGAGGAAACGTTTTTTGTTTTTGGAAGGGAAACAAAAGGTTTAAGTGAAAAAATAATGGATAAATATAAAGAAAAACTTTATTCTATTAACATGTCAGAGAAAATCAGAAGTTTTAATTTATCAAATTGTGTTGCTATGGTAGCATATGATTTTAATAAACAAATGCTAAAAACAAATAAAAAATAG